TAGCGAGCGTGCCTGTGTTAGTGATCTGAGCATAAAGTGTATACGAAAGTTTAACAGCCTGATGAATGTCGGATCATACTTCTGTATGAACGTCACATTGATATCGGGCTTTTGCTATTACATCGAGAACCTACGATAAATGTACGATAAACGGAGGTGAATCTAATTCGCCATGGCTTTGCGATTCGAAGTATAATAAAAGGTAAACTATATGAATTGAACTGAACATTCACATAAGAACGAAGAGGACAGAAAGAACCTGTAGAAGCGGAGCTAAAAGCTTTCTGAAAGAAAGCTACATCGGAAGCATACGCCTCGCCTTTTATCTCCGGATGTTCACCTTTGAAAAAGGAAATCAAAACATCTGGGGATAACAGCGATCGGAAGATTGTTCTGTCATCGGAGTGGTAAGTGTGGATATTCTTGAGTTCAATCTATATAGCTAATAGAAACAAGAGGAGTCTTTATGAATAAAACGATTTCTGATATCGCTCAGATGGCAGGTGTGGCGAAAAGCACGGTCTCTCGCTATCTGAATGGCGGATCTGTTAGTGAGGATACACGTCAGAAGATTGAGCGTATTATCAAACAATACAATTATGTCCCAAACACTTTTGCACAGAGTTTAAAGGCGAAGAAGACCAGTATCATTGGTACGGTTGTGCCACGTCTCGATTCTTTTGCGACATCCCAGACATTGATCGGAATTGATGAAGAGCTGCGCAGTAATCAATATCAGATGCTGATCGCTAATACGAGTCAGGACATGCAGCGCGAGATTGATGCCATTTATGATTTTGCACGACAGAAGGTATCGGGTATTATTCTGCTGGCTGCTGAAGTGACTGAAGCACATCTGAAGGCCGTTGATGATATACGGATTCCGGTGTTATTGGTGGGGCAGCAGCATGAGCAATTACATAGTCTGGTTCACAATGATGATCAGGCTGGCTATGAAATGGGCAAATATGTTGTCGAACAGGGTCACCGCAAGATCGTGTATATGGGAGTTAGCGAGAAGGATCGGGCGGTAGGGATCTATCGCAAACAGGGGTTCCAGCGAGCAATCGCCGAGTGTGATGGATGTGAAGTGAAGTATTATGAGACAAGCTTCAAGATGTCTGAAGCCATCGTGACCGCTGAAGCCATCCTGAAAGAGATCACACCAACAATCATTGTAGGGGCTACGGATAATATCGCACTGGGTGTGATGAAGATTGCGTTCTCCAATAAAATTCGCATACCGCAAGATTTGTCTGTTACCGGATTTGGCGGATATGATATTACGGAGATGATTCATCCCACGCTGACTACTGTGAAATATCATTATTTGCAGGCAGGCAAAGTAGCGGCGAATCACATTATTCGTCTGGTCAAAGGCGAGTCGGTGGAGGAACGAACAACACTGGACGTAGAACTAATTCCTCGAGAAAGCGTTGACAAATTATAAAAACATCATTTATGATAATTCCATCGAACCGGTTCCACAGTGAATATCCAATACGGATATGCGAACACGGGCAGGCATTAATGCCAAATGGAATTATTTTTTTGTGCCGATTGGAACCGGTTCCTATATTTTGAATGGAGAACAGCTATGAAAATGACTAGAGAGCAGCGCTACAGACGAATTGAGCAAGCTGAGCCTGGTGAGATTGCGAAGCTTGAAGCACAGATATCCGAGTGTCCTTGGAGACAGAGTTACCATATTCAGCCTGTAACAGGTCTGCTTAATGATCCTAACGGTTTTGTATATTATAAAGGCTATTATCATCTGTTCTATCAGTGGTTTCCACTTGGAACAGAACACGGCATGAAATACTGGTATCATACCCGCTCGAACAATCTGGTGAACTGGGAAAATATCGGGATTGGAATCGAACCGGGTGGCAGATATGACTCACACGGAGCTTATTCCGGCAGTGCGATTGAAAAAGACGGCAACCTGCACTTGCTGTACACAGGCAATACGAGGGATGAGGCTTGGGTCAGACATCCGTATCAATGCTTGGCAGTCATGGATGAAAGCGGTTCAGTAACCAAACTGAATTATCCCGTAATCTCGTCTGTTCCAGCCGGATACACGGAACACTTCAGAGATCCCAAAGTGTGGCAACAAGGAGACACATATTATTGTGTAATTGGTGCGCAGAGAACAGACGAGACGGGATGTACGGTACTGTATCGCTCAATTGATCTGAACAACTGGGAGTTTCTTGGTGAAATTCGCACGCAATTAACCTCCTTTGGTTACATGTGGGAGTGCCCGGATTATATGGAGATGGACGGGAAAGGTGTACTTGTTTTTTCTCCACAAGGCTTAGATGCTGCGGGAGATCACTATCAGAATATTTTTCAGTCCGGTTATCTAATCGGTGAGCCGCTCGATCTCCAGACGAGAGAGTTCAATCATGGTGAATTTCAGGAGTTGGATCGTGGATTCGACTTCTATGCTCCGCAAACCATGCAGGGCCCGGACGGAAGACGTATCCTGGTTGGTTGGATGGGTCTTCCCGATCTGGCGTATCCGACAGATGATAACGGTTGGGCACATTGCCTGACCATTCCTCGGCAATTGACACTACGAGACGGGAAGTTAATTCAACAACCGGTTGCTGAAATGATCCAATTGCGTCAACAGGAGAAAGGCACTCATATTCGCGCAACGATTGATAATGAGAGTCGATCTTTCACAGGTTTCTATGGAATTTCATATGAGCTGATATGTGAGATAAGCCATGTAGAAGCAGAGATTGTCGGCATCGAATTCCGAGCAAGTGGAACTGAGAAAACGGTTCTTTTGTATGATCGGATTCAGCAGAAAGTTATTCTGGATCGGACGATGTCTGGTGCCGAGCTGGCAGAGCAAAATGGCGCTGTACGGCGGTGCGCGCTTACTGCGGACGTAATTAAGTTCCATCTGTTCGTAGATGCATCTTCAGTGGAGATCTTTGTGAACGATGGGGAAGAGGTCTTTACCAGCCGCATTTTCCCAAGTCGGGACAGCGTGGATATTCGTTTCTTTGCACACGGAGGCAAAGCTGATTTTGAAGCAACACAATGGCATTATTAAGTATTACGTGAGAGGAATGAGATAACATGTCGGAGAATCAACGGATTGCCCAGGAAGTCATTCATGCCATCGGGGGCAAAGAGAATATCGCATCATTTGCACACTGTGCAACACGCCTTCGCATCATGGTGAAAGATAAAGAGAAGATTGACCAGAAAACGGTCGAGAACATCGAAAAGGTGAAAGGGGCTTTTTTCAACTCGGGTCAATATCAGATTATCTTTGGTACGGGAACGGTGAATCGAATCTTTGAAGAGGTTGAGAAGCTGGGAATCGAAGGATCGTCCAAGGATGATGTGAAGAGTCAGGGAAAAAAGGAAGGAAATGCTTTTCAGCGAGCTATCCGCACATTTGGTGACGTATTCGTTCCCATTATTCCCGTACTGGTAGCTACAGGATTGTTCATGGGATTACGCGGATTACTTACCCAGAATGAAATTCTGGCGTTGTTCGGTGCAACACCTGATGATATCTCTTCCAATTTCCTTTTGTTCACTCAGATTCTGACGGATACGGCATTTGCGTTTCTGCCTGCACTTGTAGCTTGGTCCGCATTCCGCGTATTCGGTGGAAGTCCGGTACTTGGTATCGTACTGGGGCTAATGCTGGTTAATCCGGCATTACCCAATGCTTACGCGGTGGCGGATGGATCAGCCCAGCCGCTGCATATGTTCGGTTTTATACCTGTCGTGGGTTATCAGGGATCGGTTCTGCCTGCGTTCTTCGTAGGTTTGATTGGAGCCAAGTTCGAGAAGGTACTAAGAAGACGGGTGCCTGAGGCACTGGACTTGATTCTGACTCCTTTTATTACGTTAACGGTTATGATTACGCTTGGACTGTTCGCGATTGGTCCTGTGTTCCATTCCCTGGAAGAGTGGGTACTGCATGGAACAACAGCCGTATTGGATCTTCCGTTTGGCATCGCAGGTATTATCATTGGATTCTTCCATCAGATTATTGTCGTTACCGGTGTGCATCACATCTTTAATTTCCTGGAGATTCAACTGCTCGAGAAGACTGGATTTAATCCGTTCAACGCGATCATCACTTGTGCCATGGCAGCACAAGGAGCCGCTTGTCTTGCGGTAGGTCTGAAGACCAAAAATATGAAACTCAAAGCACTGGCATTACCTTCGTCATTGTCTGCATTTCTGGGCATTACCGAGCCAGCCATCTTCGGTGTTAACTTGCGTTATATGAAACCATTTATTATGGGACTGGTTGGTGGTGGTGTGGGTGGTTTCATCGCTTCCCTGTTCCATCTGCAAGGTACAGGCATGGCAGTAACGGTTATTCCTGGGACATTGCTCTATCTCAACAGCCAACTGCCGTTGTATATCTTGTCCAACGTGGTTGCCATGGCTATTGCTTTTGCACTTACCTGGTTCTTCGGATATAAGGATCAACCGATTGCAGAGGAATCGGTGAGCCATGACAACAGTGGAGTAACATCAGTTGAAGCTCATGCAGTGGATTCTAATCCGCGCGCTAATTCAGTTACCGATGCTGTTATAAGCAATCGTCCTAAGGTAGATCTGCTCGAAATAGCTTCGCCGATGAATGGTACCGTCGTTGCTTTGGAACAGGTTCCTGATCCGGCGTTCTCGGAAAAACATATGGGTGAGGGCATTGCCATTGAGCCATCAGAAGGTAAAGTGTATGCACCGTTTGATGGTGTGATCGCACATGTCATGAACAAGAGTAAACATGCGGTGATTCTGGAGCATGAGACAAGTGTACAGATGCTGGTTCATATCGGAATTAATACGGTTGGACTCAAAGGAAACGGTTTTACTGCGCATGTGAATAGCGGAGATCGTGTAACTGCAGGACAATTATTGATCGAATTCGACATGGATGTCATTCAGGCTGCGGGTCTGCCGTTGATTACACCTGTGCTGATTCCAAGCGGGAATGAAGCAATAACAAATGTTGCTGCAACCTCAACTGGTCGTGTGCAAGCCAATGGGGAAGCAATACTTATTGTGAAGTTCAATGAACCTCAATAATTGATCGTTTGAAATAGAGATGTATTATTACATGGCTCATTAAAGTACTAATCATAAAAGGCAAAGGGAACTTGTATGTATCATCAGGTTCCTTTGCCTTTTTGTATTGCTTTTCACCCGAAAAGATAATTTCAAAAGGAATAATACGTCAGCGCATATTGCATCAGAAAAGTACGGATTTCTTCCCGACTCAATTTCGAGGAGCCATCATTTCGTTTCTCCAGGTTGAACAGCAGATTACGGACAGCATCCTCCACAAACAGGACACGTTCGTTTCCCCAGATTTCTCGTTGTTGCTCGATATGATGTATGGCCTGATTGGGATGCATGCCTTTTAATACTCTGAACACCGAAGCCCAGTGTACAAGATCTGTAGGATGAACTCCTTCAGATAGTTTAAATTCAGCGAATCCATGTGTCTCCCCGCATGAGATCTTGAATAATCCACAGTAGCAGGTTGCTTGATCGGTCTCAAGGCATGGCAATCTCTGCATATCGTATCGGATAATCTCCATAGAACTGATTCTAGGATCAGCACTCATCTCTCGCTGTATGCGCACATCACAACTTGCAAACACACCGTTCAACCTCCATAGCTAAATAAGCTTATTGTTATCGTTGTCCTGCCGATGATATTACGATCAAACGAGCATGAAGTAAAATAATCCAAGGGTGAAATATGGATGTTTTTAAGACTTTTTTGCTTTGAATCTATGTATGTAAACGATTAACAAGAGGTATATCTGCGATTATGGCCCGCTTAATCCGGTTTCTATAACTGCTTATGATTAATCGAGAAATATGGAGAATTACAGAGTAAAGAGTGGATTATACAAGATATGAACAGGATTACGGTCTGGAATCAATCAGAAAAGTGCAGAATCGGATACTGCTCAATTGCAGAAAGATGGATAGAGGACTATGATTCGCACATAACGTATTTGAAACGAAATATGCAGGATCTGATTGAAGGCGAGGTAGACAGCAATGGATGAGGCAATGATTGTTGTATCAGCAGGGCACAGTGCAGCGGGGATGAATTTCGTGGATGTATTATTGAAAAAGGGGTTAGCCTTCGTTGTGCTTGTACACAGTGAAGAGGAACGGGAACAACTTCTAACACTTGGGAGAGTTCCTGTGCGTTATATTCAAATAACGGAAGGAATACAACAGACTCGTCCCGAATATATGGTCTCCAATGCATTTGTGTTCGAGAATAATCTGCCTCAGTGTTGCGAGGATATCCAGTTGTGTCACAGCTGGTATCCGCAACAGCTTTATGTCGTTTCCAGTAACAAGGCTCCAGTTGGTCTTGTATATAAGGGCCTTGGTGCAACGTATGTCATTCATAGCCAGAGTGGGGATGTTTCATTTTTATTATGAACGGTCATTCATAATGGATACGGAAAATCTGAGTCAAAGGAAAAACGTTCTGTCCGAGCCGATTGCTCTGGACAGAACGTTTCGTGATTCCGATGGGAAATAGATTGAGTTAGGAATCCCTATAACTATTATGAAGCTACGCCAACAACACTGGTTCCATTTTTCGTGATTTTGTAGGTAATCACATCTCCATTCCAGAAGTGGAACTTGAGGGTGACTTCGCCATCCTTCGTTTCATTAAAGAAGTTAGGTTTTAGCTCGATCACATGACGTTCGTAATCTGGGCTGAATGTGTAGGAGAACTCTTTGAAGGAAGTCCAGTTCTGTGGACCGGCGTTCTCCCCGTTTGCATATGTCGCTTCCATCGTTGCCAGTTGGTTGCCATTAAACGTAGTTGGAATGGCAAATGCACTGGTTGTACCAGTCGCATCGTTTAACTTAGGTGTGTCATATTTAATGATGTTAAAATTCCAGTCGGTACCTTCGTTGAATCCTGCTGTGAGTGTGGCATTTACACCTAAATCACCAGAGGCTGTCAATTTGGTTAACAGATTGGACTTTAACGTAAGTACATCTTTTCTGATCGTATAGTCCTTACCTCTGACAAGTGGGGTAGTGCCATTCTTCAAAGAATTGAATTTGTTGCCATTCAGATTAAGTTTTACTTTTTTATCTTGAATGGCTTCATCTTGTTTAAAATATACGAGGTCCGTTTCAGCTGTGGATGAGCGACCTGTCCAGCTTGCTTTCATCGTATCGAATAGTTCCTGATCAGACCAAGTAAAACTTGTGCGTCCGAAGTGTTGTCCGTTGTCCCACAACATCGTTGTCATCTGTTTTTGACGCAGATATTGTCCAACAAATTCGAAGAATTTCAGTTTTTCGCCTTGCTCAATGACACCTGTGTGCTGATCAAACCCAAGCAAGCCATACTCACCAACAATAACCGGAATGCCTTTGGCTGTAAAAGCATTGTATACCCGATCGAATGTGTCGGTAACGTCCTTCTGTACTTCCTCGTTATATTTGGTGTAACCTGCGATGTTCACACTGAATGGCCAGAACCCGTAGTAGTGAACGGTTGCTATAATATTGGTGTCATTCAATTTTCGAATGGTCTTATTCAGTTCATCCAGATCAGGTTGAGCGGAAGAGGTATGCATCGTCGGAAGCACAAGCGGACGTGTCTCGTTGTTTCCACCCGAAGTTCTTACGATCTTGTGAAAAGAAGTATTCAACTCGTCCAGCATGCGATATCCAATCGCTGCATCCGTTGTGCCGCCTTCGGAGAAACGAGGTTCGTTAACACTTTCGAACATGAGCTTGTCGGATGCATCTTTGAACTTGTCCGCAATCTGAGTCCAAGCTGCGTTGTACCGTGCAAGCACGTTGTCATGGTCTTTCTCCATGTAACTGATCCAGCGCCAGGAGTCATGGTGAAGATTGATCATGACATAGAGATCGGCATCGAGGGCCCAGTTCACTACTTCTTGAACCCGATTCATGTAAGCGGCATCAATTGTATAGTCGGGTGCGTCACCGATGTGAGCTTCCCAGGTAACAGGAATACGAATACTGTTGTAACCCTCACTTGCGATCGATTGAATCATTTCCTTCGTAATACGAGGGTTGCCCCAGGCTGTCTCATCCTCACCAACGGCATCCAGAGAGTTACCTAGATTCCAGCCAGGCTCCATGGCGTTCACGTATGCCTGCATTTTGCTTGGCGCGGCTGAGGTACTGGTCTGTTCACTGTTGTCTGTTGCAGCGGAAGCGACAGCCGAAGAGAAAAGAGACAGAATCATGGCAGTTACGAGTGTAAGAGAGAGGACGGATTTACGGTTTTTTTTCATCAACATAATCTCCTTATCAGTTAGAATGGTTGAACTTGAATAGAAGTTAAGCAACTGTGAAAATGGAGCTCAACTCAAACCAAATCATGACTTGTTCAAAAATGGGACCACCACCGAATTATGTATTGAAAGCGTTTTCGGAATTTAATATATCATGATTATATATAGGGGGATACCTGCACAATTGAAATAAAACTCATGTGATAATTAGTGATTTGGTTTAGCTAGTAGATTGTGTAAAGATAATGATTTTATTTGGAATTGTGATGATATAATTGATTCTAACAATAATTAGATTCATATACCCTTGGAGGAATGTAAAATGAAGCTGGATGCACATCAACATTTCTGGGAATACAATATCGCCGAGTATGGATGGATTGGGGAAGAGATGAAAGCCATTCGTCAGTCTTTTCTCCCAAAAGATCTGGAACCTATATTAGCACAATCGGGGATGGACGGATGCATTGCAGTGCAAGCGAGACAATCACTGACAGAAACTGAGTGGCTTCTGGAACTGGCAGACCAATACGAGTTTATCAAAGGTGTGGTCGGATGGGTGGATCTTTGTTCGGATGATGTTCGAAATCAACTTGAACTGCTCGCGTCCAATCCGGTTCTGAAGGGTGTGCGTCATGTCATACAGGATGAACCTGATCTTCAGTATGTATTGAGAGAAGACTTTCAGCGCGGGATTTCATTGCTCAAAGAGTATGATTTGGCCTATGATCTGTTGGTATCCAAGGAGCAACTGTCTTATGCCGTTGAACTGGTTAAGGCGTTTCCTGAACAACGATTTGTACTTGATCATCTGGCCAAACCTGACATCAAATCAGGTATACTCTCACCATGGCAAGAAGCACTTGAGTCATTGGCCGCCCAACCAAATGCATACTGCAAACTTTCGGGAATAGTGACTGAAGCAGATTGGGAAAATTGGACTCCGAGTGACTTTACATCCTATCTGAACATCGCCATAGAAGCCTTTGGTGCTGAACGGTTAATGTTTGGGTCCGATTGGCCAGTGAGCAACCTTGCGGCTTCGTATTCTGATGTATACGGTCTCATTAAGTCTCACATTCATTCCTTATCTGTGTCAGATCAACAGATGATTCTTGGCGGGACGTGTGCTGCGTTTTATCAAATATCGTAATGGGCATTTCCTCGTTAAACCGGTTTCAAGAAGTTGACAACCGTTCTGATTCTTGCTAAAGTTTTATCCAATCCGCATAATTGTGATCTGGGAATGTTACCGATATGGGCATAACCTGAGCTGGCTTGTTTACACGTAATCGTGTACCCAGGCTGGTTCGGGTTTTTTCTATTTAAGTTGAACAAATAATGTGTAATTGTGCAGTTCAACTTAAATAATTTGTCTTATTAATATTTCTAACGATTTGAGCGGATAGCTGAACTACATATTTGGAAGGAGAATGATGATGACTAATTTTGAGTTTCCTAAAGATTTTCTATGGGGTGGAGCCATTGCTGCGAATCAGGCGGAGGGCGCGTATCTGGAAGATGGCAAAGGACTGAGCATCGTTGACTTGCTGCCAACAGGAGAGAGCCGCAGAAGCATTATGAAAGGTCATGTTCCGGCTTTTACGCCGCTCGCTACCGAGTTCTATCCTTCACATGAAGCAATCGATTTTTATCACCGTTACCCTGAAGACATTGCTCTGTTTGCAGAAATGGGATTCAAGGCGCTGCGTGTGTCCATTGCCTGGGCACGGATTTTCCCGACAGGAGAAGATGAACAGCCGAATGAAGCAGGATTGCAATTTTACGATAACCTGTTTGATGAATTATTGAAAAACGGCATTGAACCTGTCGTTACACTAGCTCACTTCGATGTACCTGTACACCTGATCGAGAAGTATGGTAGCTGGAGAAGTCGTGAACTGGTAACGTTATTCGAGACGTACGCTATAACAGTGTTCACACGGTACAAAGACAAGGTGAAATACTGGATGACATTTAACGAGATCAACATGTTGCTTCATCTTCCGTTCCTTGGGGCGGGACTGGCGTTCAATGAAGGGGATAACATCAAGGAAATTCAATATCAGGCTGCTCACCACCAATTGGTTGCAAGTGCACTGGCAGTCAAAGCATGTCATGAGATTATCCCTGGTGCCATGATTGGTTGTATGCTTGCGGCAGGAAGCTTCTATCCGTATACCTGTAATCCGGAAGATGTGTTCCAGGGTATGGAAAAAGATAGAGAGTCCTATTTCTTCATCGATGTGCAGTCACGTGGGGAATATCCGGGTTACGCTAAACGTTTCTTCAAGGACCACGAATTGAACATCGTTATGCAGCCGGAAGATGCAGAAATCTTGAAGGATCATACGGTAGATTATATCGGGTTCAGCTACTATTCAAGTCGTACAACCAGTACCGATCCGGAAGTTGTCAAAAATATGACCAGTGGCAATGTATTTGGCTCGGTAGCCAATCCATATCTGGCGAAGTCCGAATGGGGATGGACAATTGATCCCAAAGGATTCCGTATTACCGCCAATCAACTACATGACCGTTATCAGAAACCGCTGTTTGTCGTTGAGAATGGATTTGGTGCCAATGATGTGGTTACCCCGGAAGGTGAAGTGGATGATGCGTACCGGATTGATTACTTGAAACGACATGTAGCCGAAATGGGTGAGGCCATTCAGGATGGGGTCAACATCATCGGTTACACCAGTTGGGGACCTATTGATATTGTAAGTGCATCCTCAGGTGAGATGAGAAAACGTTATGGCTACATTTATGTGGATCGTGATAATGAAGGTCATGGTGAACTGACACGACTGAAGAAGAAGAGTTTTGATTGGTATAAAAATGTAATCGAATCGAACGGGACAGATCTGGGCGACGAGTAGTTTATATTTTTCTGAATTAAAATGGTCTTGTACGGCAATAAAACATCGGAAGTTTCATCTATATAAATTGAAATAAACATTTACACAAAACGGAGAGGACAGAAAAAGTTGGAGAAGCGAAGCTAAAAGCTTTCAATGGAAAGCTCCTTCGTAAGCATGAACTCGCCTTTATCACCGGATTTTCCCTTCTAAAAAAGGAAATCGAAAAATCTGGGGATAACAGCGATCAAAAGGTTGTTCTGTCATCGGAGTAGCTAGTGTAAATATTCTCTAGTTCAATTTATATAACTATGGGACTTCCGATTGCCCCCGCATTGAAAGCGTTGACATATGGTCAGGTTCGCGCTATACTTGACGCAATTATATCGTTTCTGGGATTGTTACTACTCAAAGTAGGCAAAACCTAAGCACCAAAAAAAGCAGACCACCATGTCTTGTTTATTTTGTGATGCTTCAGGTTTTTTTTGTATGCCCCAAGACGATGTATAACTGCCAAGAGAGTGGAACGTGACGGGGGGATTGAAGTGAAAATAGCAAAGGTTATCAATAATAACGTCATTAGCATTTATCAGGCCGATGGAGCAGAGCTTGTGGTGATGGGACGTGGGATTGCCTTTAAGAAAAAGCCGGGGGATAAAGTAGACGAGACCCGCATCCAGAAAGTATTTGCATTGAAAAACAAACAGACATCCGATAATTTCAAAATGCTGCTGCGTGAAGTTCCGATGGAATTGATTGAAATTGTGGAAGAGATTATCACGTATGCGCGTGAGAATCTGGGCCGAAAGCTCAATGAGAACATCTATGTGTCTCTTACGGACCATATTAACTTCGCAATCGAACGTTATCGGGAAGGCGTGGAGATCAAGAACGCATTAATGTGGGAGATCAAACAGTTGTACAAGCCCGAATTTGAGCTGGGTCTGAGGACGCTGGAACAGATCAACACCCGCATGAATATTGAGCTTCCACCCGACGAAGCTGCTTTTATCGCCCTTCATATTGTCAACGCAGAGATGAATGAAGAAGTCATTACAACGATGAACATTACGAAGTTTATCCAGCAAATTATTAATATAGCGAAATATCATTTCAAAATGGAATTTGATGAGGACTCTCTCAGTTATTTTCGCTTCATTACACATTTGAAGTTCTTCTCTCAGCGTGTGCTCAGTGGTACGCATTACGACAACAATTATGATCATTTCTATGACATGATTAAGGAGAAGCATCCTGATGCCGCGGCGTGTACGGAGAAAATTGAGTTGTTTGTCAAAAAAGAGTACAACCATGAGCTGACCAATGAAGAAAAATTGTATCTGACGGTTCATATTGAACGAGTGGTTAATCGATAATATTTAAATGTTGACAAAAATGGTTTAATTATAATAATATGTGATTAACAGGAATTGAATACGATTTAACTGGGATTGTTACTGGTTATGCAGGCAAAACCTAAGTCATGAGAAGGTCAGGACCATTGTGCCCCCTTACTCAAGGCTTAGGTTTTTTGTGTGCAAAAAAATCGGTAAGAGGCCTGTTTGAGAAAAAGTGGGGGTGCAGATTATGAGTCACGAGAAACTGGCCAAAGAGATTGTAGAACTGGTCGGCGGTGAGAAGAATGTGGAATCGCTTGTTCATTGTGCAACACGGTTACGATTTGTATTGAAGGATGATGCCAA
The window above is part of the Paenibacillus sp. 1781tsa1 genome. Proteins encoded here:
- the licT gene encoding BglG family transcription antiterminator LicT → MKIAKVINNNVISIYQADGAELVVMGRGIAFKKKPGDKVDETRIQKVFALKNKQTSDNFKMLLREVPMELIEIVEEIITYARENLGRKLNENIYVSLTDHINFAIERYREGVEIKNALMWEIKQLYKPEFELGLRTLEQINTRMNIELPPDEAAFIALHIVNAEMNEEVITTMNITKFIQQIINIAKYHFKMEFDEDSLSYFRFITHLKFFSQRVLSGTHYDNNYDHFYDMIKEKHPDAAACTEKIELFVKKEYNHELTNEEKLYLTVHIERVVNR